The window TATCAGTTTCAACATTTTTATTCAAATACGTAACTGCTTATATATTAAATCAGTTTCAACACTTAAAAAATGCTTTTCAGCATTTCAAACTTATCAGCTACTTTAAATCAGCTAAGACAAACGagcttttatttttctgaaaaacATTTTCCCATCTATTCATCTTTCGTGACATAAATTAAAATTTAGGGTTCTGTATAAATAGGAAAATTCCTAATTGACTGCTAAATATTTCTCAATTTAAAGTACTTGTATAAATCCTGGTTCAGTCAGCACTGTATATCTACTTTTAAGTTTCAGTTTACCCTACGCATCTGCTAGACATTGTGGATGATGATTCATTCGTTTTTTCgtctttttttttaatcttctttttGGTTGTGTGAAATTGTCTACTTATTAATTAAAAAGATGACAGACGTGGAGTCCATTCGAATCCTCTTTCCAACGATTAACTTATTATCATTCAAAGAAAGAGTTAAAATCTAGTGTTGCTCAATTTGTCATGTATTATTACTTATTGATATACTAAGATTCTTGTAATAATAAGTAAAGTATCACGCGAATATGACCCCTAACCTAAGGCCTCATTAATCAAACTAGAGTCGTTGTTTATGATACACCCTTAAATTAACTTTAGATTATATTACAAGTGAAGACTAACGAATGAATCAATTCAAAGTAGCACTATTTTGGTTGAGAATGACACTTTGAGGTGAATATATCGACGATTAATTGAACTCTAGATTAGGAGCTTTACTTATTTAAAGCTTTTAATGTCCTTCAAATTGATTATTTGGTCTGTCCACAATTTCTTCTCAACAAGTGTAGATTTTATACAGCCATAACTTTCATGCACCATTTGATAATATTCTTTGAACTATCTTAAGTTAAACTTAAATTTCTTCATGTTTAATAAATGTAGAATTTACAGTTACTAGGTTTGAAGTGAGTACTTTATGTACATGTAATATATGCACACTATCGTAGTCGAAAACAGCAGTCAAAAGTAGTTGGGAGTGATGATATAAGTAACTGCCTATAAATGTTGGACAAACTTCTGATGTTTTTGCAACAAGTGGAAACAGCTTATTTGCCAACATTTTATAATGGAGATTGCCGTACGCTGTCCACTATAGGTTAGTGGAATATATCATTTCCATATTTAATCTCATGGAGAAGTGTTCTTACTTTCATGTTACTAAAGGCTTACTTCCATGCTCACAACACTGAAAAATGCTACTCATTACCAATATTTTTTGTCCTTTACTGTTAATAGTCGAGAGGAGCGCATAACAAAAAGAGTTACCCTTGTATGATAAGAGTTCACCAATTCAAACCATGAAAACAGTCTCTTGCTGAAATGCAATATAAGACATCGTACAATAGATACAACGTGGTCCGGACTTTTCATGTACCTTGCACATAGTGGGAGCTTAAGAGCCTATTTGGATTAGCTGATTATGAGTAGTTGATAAGTTTTAAGGGCTCAAAGGTATTTTGAAGTGTTGAAACTGATTTTATAAATAAACAGGTGCGTGTTGGATATAAGTACTAAAATTGTTAATAAGTAGTTGATGTGTTTGGTGAAAAAATGTTGATAAGCAATTCTTTCATTAGAATGACTAAAATAGCCTTAAATTTTTTGCAAAAAGTTACAAATTGATTGATTTTGGCTTATCAGCACTTTAATGTGTACCAAAAACGTAGATAAGCAAAAAAAGTGCTAAAAACCCAATACGACCAACTTATAAGCTTCCAACACCCTCCAATCAGAGTTAGTGCACCTGGCCTCTTTGTATTTTTGTGTTAAATTGTTGTTGTCATGTCATTCTCACGTCGCCACGCCCACCTTGATTATTTGTGTCCTTTAACTCCAATCATCCTAAAAGGCTGTCCAGTAATGGAATTCACTTTTGATCCTGCGTATTGATGGTGGAAACACATGCATAATGCACCAGATTGACAAATACAGGTAATTTTCTCCTATGAGTATAAAGTATTTAACCAATACTCTAGTGTAGTTCTGAATATCAGACTAATAAACTTCATGGGGACATTTCTTGGACATCTAGTACCTGGCTTGGCCTTAGCTCTCCTTGGTTTTTGGCATACAATTAGCACTATTAGAGCCAACTTTCAAAATGGATCTACAAAATTCAGATCAAGATTTTGGTACCCTTTCAAGAGTCCCCTAATTCCCACTCTACAACACCTTGATCTCATTCTTGTCTTGTCCTTCTCCATATTTTGCATAGTTATCCAGTTCATAGACTTCCCTAATTCTCTTCACTTATCATTCAAGCTTCATAACATTGAACATGCCACCATGTTCTTAAACTTGACCATATTCGCGTGTTTTACTCTTCTTGCTGAGATAAGTAACTTACCTGAGATCCTACATGGGATCTTAGGCATACTTGCTACATCTATTTTTGGTCAGGAGCTTTTCTTACTTCATTATCATTCAACTGATCACGTTGGACTTGAAGGCCATTACCACTGGCTATTGCAACTCGTCGTGTGTATTTCCCTTATGTCAGCTCTTGTTGTCACTTGCTGCCCTTCTTGTTTTCCCGCAGCACTTCTTCTCTCAATTTCAGTAGTGTTCCAAGGTGTTTGGTTCATGAACATGGGATTCAACCTATGGTTTCCACACTTTGTTCCACAAGGATGCGTTGTGCAATCAAGTGAAGCGGTTATGTGTCAAACGAATGAAGCTGATTTAAGGGCCCGGGCTATGGCGAACTTGCAGTTTAGTTGGGTACTTGCAGCTATCTTGATCCTTGTCGCTGGTATTTCCGTTATCTTTGCAAGAAATCGAGCAGATAGGACACTGTTGTCTAAGTATGAGAAGCTTCAGAGTAAGGGCAGAGACATCCCTGTAACAATTAATTGCTTGAAGTAAACTACGGAATAAAGGAATGTACATTAGGCATCAAAATGCCAACTTAAATAAACTTCAATATATGTGTCTGAGGACAAGTTCTGGGGTGTCTTCTTGCCTAGAGATATTGGTACTAGTTCTGTGTATTGCAGTCACTAGACTGCCAAACCATAGTTTATCAATTGAACTAAAGTTAACTTAGTTATATGTTTTCTTTCCCCCACCACCCTCCTCCTCACCCTGAATCGTGTTACTTTTCCATTAAGTGTGCATCTTCTTTTGTGGGACTTTTCTTTGGTATAGCTCATCTTCACACTGacagaagttaaaaaaaaaaaaaaaaaaaagttgcatagcaagtaaataaaaaaaaaataaaaaaattgcatAGCAAGTTCTTTAATTGTAAACTGGAAAATACTAGATAACGAGATTGCATTGGGAAAATGATGCCAAGAAAGTCATAAAGCATTAAAAGAGAGGTAAAGATGTAGTGGGAAGCCCTTTTGGTCATATCCTTTTTTAACTGATAGGTTCAAGTTTCACTCAGTTTGATGGTAAACCAaaagaaacaaaatgaaaaggaaaaagaacaACCAAATGGACTAACTCGAACTCAATACAGGAAATGCTGTAGACGGGCAAGGAAAGCCCTTAAGCATAAGTTTTACTCAGTTCATGATTCAATTATAGTCCAAAAGCATATGCTCATGCCTTTAGCCTTTTGGGGTTCGTAGCTTAGTGGTTTGGTTTCTTGTGGTTCTTTTCTAAGAAAAGAACCACAAGAAACCAAACCACTAAAGTTTTCTACTCTTTGGGTAGTGAACTAGATTTTCAAGATACACAGATCCAAAAAAGGGCAAAGCTCCAGCCCCTTCCACATGAATATGTTGGGAGAGATCAAGAATGTAATCTGGACTAATAGGTGCTTGTGTTGGCTATGGAAGAAAATAATGAGGCCAGTGATGTTTGCAAGTCCTGGAGAGGCTTAATGGGATCTAAAATGAGAAGAAAGGTAAGTATGTTATTGTGGATTTACATTAGTGATGCAAAGTATGCTGCAGCCTCCGCAATATTGCCATAACCAATTCCCCTGCTGGTCCTCGGTAGCTGCAGTACCTTCCCAATAATGTCTATCTTTGGTTTAAAAGATGGAAGCTTTTTGAATGTCAATCGGGATAGTTGCTGATATTCTTCACTTTCAACAAACAGTTGTATAATTATGGTAAAGGGGTAAGTTTGGTAGTCTTGAAGAGGGAATTAAGAACATTAGGGATGTCATGTGAAATATATGTCAATCAAGGTTATAAAATATGCACCAGAATAACATGTTTAACAACCATTACGTACAGATTTATCTCAAGACATCAAGGGTATGATTTGAAGGTTTATCACAAGACATCAAGGGTATGATTTGAAGGTTTATCACTCCTTGTTAAAGAACAAAAACCTGTACATGTCCAACTTAAAGAGCTTAAAGGATGCAAAGTGCACGAAAAGTTAGATTTTGGCAATAATTCAAGCAAAATGATGTTATGCTACATTCCTCTGAACGAAAGTTTCTGCAATTTCATTTTCCTCCCTTTCCTAAGGATCATGTCGTCCCAACGATAAGAACTCCAGTCATAGGAATAAATAAGTAGTTAGATAAACTAAGTTTCTGGCCCATGGTCCAGAGGCCCCATAGAGTATATTGTCGTCAACACAGGAGACAGAATACTGATTTTAAAAAATCTAAAATTCAAAATTTCTTGAGGAAACCCAAGTTTATAAGgttaatatacatatccaaaataAATCAATTCTACATTAATGCAGAGAAAGTAAATCTTGGTGAAAGCATTGGCAAACCAATTTTTTAATCAGATTCCTCAACTGAAGCTTCAATTCGAAGGAGGACAAAACCAATAGCAACTCCGACCAGAACGAGGCCTGTAATAATGGAAGCAATCTTGAAAATCTCAAGAGCAGCATTACAGGTAGACGACAAAGCTCCACCTTTGCCTTGTGATGAAGTTGTTCTCAAAGAACTAACAATGTTGGCAAAGGACTGTTCAGTACAAAAAGGGAGGCCTAATGAGACAACACTGTTATGTGCCTTAAGCCCTCCAAATGAATTCAAGCCACTAATGTACTTCACTTTGGTTCTTTTCTGGGAACATCTCTTTGTGCCAACACTGGCTACAGCCATAGTAACTGTTGCGGGAGAAAGTGTCATTGAAGCTGTTGCCATTGCTTTCTGACCACCAACCTAtacagtcaaatctctctataactatcattctctataataacatttcactataacgaccTAGTTTTCTTTAGAATCGATTttcattttatgttatatttatatATTCTCTATAACATCATTTTGCTATAACAGCAACAAAATATAGGTTTAACTGTATAACAAGTGATAGATAGTTTGTACTACATGTGAAGTGACTCAGTGGGATTGTAAGAAAGAGTTTGAAGGCCAAAGGCTTTATATTTTACACCAGAAACATGATATTATCagtttttatttaaaaacttgAATTTCAATTTAAATGTAAATTTAAGTTTTAGAATTAGAAGAAAATGTCTGTTCATGAAGTCAAATACTTATTCTGAATAGCCTTCTTTCAACACTATAaatgataaatagtgtaaatatgtagtaaaagaatattttgtaaattttctattttaggttagtatagtttgtatcctaataggacattgtaactatcgtatatttaccaactcaatcaatgagaataatcacggaattaatctctttcatggtatcagatactagggtttcttttccttctcttccgctgccctaattctccgacgtcctctacccacttttccgacgtcttcttcttcttcgatttccgtccatttttcttcccttccatcaatggcagacaccaagttccatcctgctttggctgtctccaacatcaagaatcacatcccaatcattcttgagatggaagcggatcattattcggcttcagccgaattattcaaacttcatgcccggtctcaccgtgtcctttcccacattctgccaaccggaaaggagaaggctcctaccaccgacgacgaaaaggagttgtggtccactttggatgccacggtacatcaatgggtatatgcaaccatctccacggacttattgcatacaatcatcgaagaagacctatcggcaaaggaggcctgggatcgcctccgtaatttttttcaagacaacaaaaactcccgtgccgttgctttggaacatgatttctctcatgtcaagatgcgggattttccaaacgcttcggcgtattgccaacgtctcaagaccttggccgatcaacttaagagtgtgggggctccggtgaccgacaaccgcctcgttctccaactggtggctggactcccagaggcatacaagaatttgggtacctacatccgccaaagtaagcctcttccaccattctccgaagctcggtcaagtttgtgccttgaggaaaaggcgttggctgaaatgcacgatgactcgcccgcggctatggtggctaattccaaacgtgattttgatgactcttctcatctggaaaattttggtcgttctcaccatcatcggggcaaaaataacaacaaaaaccgcggctctagcggcgggaataatAACGGCAGTGGTCGTGGTtcgggcggcggcagtggcagccgacgccgtggaggacgcccctcaggtgaccagcagcagtggcaacagccctcctcaccgtggcagtggggttggatgcctcagtgggctcccccttgcccgtatcctaccacgcagtgggctcggccacagcagcagtggcagccgccatcttcttcgtctggcccgaggtcgctggcccaacctggcattttgggctcgcgaccacagcagcaggcatatgcagccgcgggccccccgacgcaatggactccgacggatattgaatcggccatgcacacgatgacgttgaaccaacccgattcgaattggtatatggataccggcgccacgtcccatatgacatccacaaaaggtactctctcgtcttattttaatttgagcaatcttaatactggcattgttgttggtaatggtaattcaattccaattcgaggttgtggtcatgctaaattgcctcccccgaaccctcctttattgttaaacaatgtccttcatgc is drawn from Lycium barbarum isolate Lr01 chromosome 8, ASM1917538v2, whole genome shotgun sequence and contains these coding sequences:
- the LOC132606513 gene encoding uncharacterized protein LOC132606513 translates to MGTFLGHLVPGLALALLGFWHTISTIRANFQNGSTKFRSRFWYPFKSPLIPTLQHLDLILVLSFSIFCIVIQFIDFPNSLHLSFKLHNIEHATMFLNLTIFACFTLLAEISNLPEILHGILGILATSIFGQELFLLHYHSTDHVGLEGHYHWLLQLVVCISLMSALVVTCCPSCFPAALLLSISVVFQGVWFMNMGFNLWFPHFVPQGCVVQSSEAVMCQTNEADLRARAMANLQFSWVLAAILILVAGISVIFARNRADRTLLSKYEKLQSKGRDIPVTINCLK
- the LOC132606515 gene encoding uncharacterized protein LOC132606515, with product MATASMTLSPATVTMAVASVGTKRCSQKRTKVKYISGLNSFGGLKAHNSVVSLGLPFCTEQSFANIVSSLRTTSSQGKGGALSSTCNAALEIFKIASIITGLVLVGVAIGFVLLRIEASVEESD